In one Natronosalvus amylolyticus genomic region, the following are encoded:
- a CDS encoding heavy metal translocating P-type ATPase, translated as MTERRRSDGDATVEFRVPEMDCSSCATKIERGLEGVDGIYTIDPAVASGRLHIEYDPTRTDAETLRERVTETGYTVTGLEGAGGDTERTRAFSVPGMDCSSCASKVEGALEGLEEPTLESIETLPATGRVTVTVAPTDAPAGDATGGDSVDGAWDRVDERIVSAIEGAGYEARTLSSTGDESGLEPADPIWRTQRAIGTVIGGALVVVGMVLAFVATDANTQLFTLVGREYALSHVLFIIAAAVAGVPILRNGYYSLRAHSLDIDFLMSVGILASVAAHHPFEGAMLAVLFSVAELLERFSMDRARNSLRELMELSPDTATIKAEDGAETTIPASALEPGDLVVVRPGEKIPADGVVQTGASAVDQSPITGESVPVDRAAGDEVFAGTIAESGYLEIEVTSEAGESTLARIVDLVADAERERTKREQFVDRFASIYTPIVVVLAVALAIGPPLLVGANWNTWFLRGLTLLVIACPCAFVISTPVSVVSGITSAAKNGVLIKGGRHLEAVGESDVLAVDKTGTLTTGDLAVTDIVALEGTSEEAVLATAGVLEKRSEHPIGAAIAEHADEAIEDVANPEIRNFEALAGRGVRGEIGGQTHYVGKPDLFDDLGLDLEHTHVRTDGGVDSVESRPDCSRQDCLDLLQQVVPTLEAEGKTVVLVGTDDTLLGVIAVADRVRPNAAWAVSQLQAQGVRVVMLTGDNEGTARAIAEEVGIEEYHAELLPEEKLEAIRDLEGRADTEADTGRKVGERADSEGSRRHTVAMVGDGINDAPALATASVGIAMGAAGTDTALETADVALMGDDLTRLPYLYRLSGTANGVIRQNIGSSLAVKALLAAGAPFGVVTVIHAVVIGDMGMSLAVTGNAMRLSGIEPETPEDEA; from the coding sequence ATGACTGAGAGGAGACGGAGCGACGGGGACGCGACGGTCGAGTTTCGCGTTCCGGAGATGGACTGTTCCTCGTGTGCGACGAAAATCGAACGTGGTCTCGAGGGCGTTGACGGCATCTACACTATCGATCCGGCCGTCGCATCGGGCCGGTTACACATCGAGTACGACCCGACGCGAACGGACGCAGAGACCTTGCGCGAACGGGTGACGGAAACCGGCTACACGGTTACCGGCCTCGAAGGTGCCGGCGGTGACACCGAACGGACGAGAGCGTTTTCGGTTCCTGGGATGGACTGTTCGTCCTGTGCCAGCAAGGTCGAGGGGGCGCTCGAGGGACTCGAGGAACCCACACTCGAGTCGATCGAAACGCTGCCGGCGACCGGGCGGGTGACGGTCACGGTTGCACCGACCGACGCCCCGGCCGGTGACGCTACTGGCGGCGATTCGGTGGACGGTGCCTGGGATCGGGTCGACGAACGGATCGTCTCGGCTATCGAGGGCGCTGGCTACGAGGCGCGGACGCTCTCGAGTACCGGAGATGAATCGGGGCTCGAGCCCGCGGACCCGATCTGGCGCACCCAACGGGCTATCGGCACCGTGATAGGCGGCGCGCTGGTGGTCGTCGGGATGGTACTGGCGTTCGTCGCCACCGACGCGAACACCCAGTTGTTTACCCTGGTCGGTCGCGAGTACGCCCTCTCACACGTCCTGTTTATTATCGCGGCAGCGGTTGCCGGGGTGCCGATACTCCGGAATGGCTACTACTCGCTGCGGGCACACAGCCTCGATATCGACTTTCTGATGAGCGTCGGGATTCTCGCGAGCGTGGCCGCCCACCACCCCTTCGAGGGCGCGATGTTGGCCGTGTTGTTCAGCGTCGCCGAACTCCTCGAGCGCTTTTCGATGGACCGGGCGCGAAACTCTCTGCGGGAACTCATGGAGCTCTCGCCGGATACCGCGACGATCAAAGCCGAGGACGGGGCCGAGACGACGATTCCAGCGTCGGCGCTCGAGCCGGGTGACCTCGTCGTCGTTCGCCCGGGCGAGAAGATTCCGGCCGACGGCGTGGTTCAGACCGGGGCCAGCGCCGTCGACCAGTCGCCGATCACGGGCGAAAGCGTTCCCGTCGACCGAGCCGCCGGTGACGAGGTCTTCGCCGGAACTATCGCCGAGTCGGGCTACCTCGAGATCGAAGTGACGAGCGAAGCCGGTGAGTCGACGCTCGCTCGAATCGTGGACTTGGTGGCCGACGCCGAACGCGAACGGACGAAACGCGAGCAGTTCGTCGACCGCTTTGCGAGTATCTACACGCCTATCGTCGTCGTGCTCGCCGTAGCGCTCGCCATTGGCCCGCCGCTACTTGTCGGTGCGAACTGGAACACCTGGTTCCTCCGCGGATTGACGCTGCTGGTAATCGCCTGTCCCTGTGCGTTCGTCATCTCGACGCCCGTGAGCGTCGTCTCGGGGATCACGAGTGCGGCGAAAAACGGCGTTCTGATCAAAGGAGGCCGCCACCTCGAGGCGGTCGGCGAGAGCGACGTGCTCGCGGTGGACAAGACGGGGACGCTGACGACGGGCGACCTCGCGGTGACCGACATCGTGGCCCTCGAGGGGACCAGCGAGGAGGCCGTGCTGGCAACAGCCGGCGTGCTCGAGAAACGGAGCGAACATCCGATCGGTGCGGCGATTGCCGAGCACGCAGATGAGGCGATAGAAGACGTAGCGAATCCGGAGATACGGAACTTCGAAGCCCTCGCCGGACGTGGCGTGCGCGGCGAAATCGGCGGCCAGACTCACTACGTGGGGAAACCCGACCTCTTCGACGACCTGGGGCTCGACCTCGAGCATACGCACGTCAGGACCGATGGCGGGGTCGATTCCGTCGAGTCGAGGCCGGACTGTTCGCGGCAGGATTGCCTCGATCTTCTCCAACAGGTCGTTCCGACACTCGAGGCGGAGGGCAAGACGGTCGTTCTCGTCGGCACGGACGACACCCTCCTCGGCGTCATCGCCGTGGCCGACCGCGTTCGGCCCAACGCCGCGTGGGCCGTCTCCCAGCTACAGGCCCAGGGAGTGCGCGTCGTCATGCTCACCGGCGACAACGAGGGAACTGCCCGGGCTATCGCCGAAGAGGTCGGCATCGAGGAGTACCACGCCGAGTTGCTCCCCGAGGAGAAACTCGAGGCAATTCGCGACCTCGAGGGGCGAGCCGATACGGAAGCGGACACGGGCCGAAAGGTGGGTGAACGGGCTGATAGCGAGGGTTCGAGACGACACACCGTCGCCATGGTTGGGGACGGTATCAACGACGCGCCGGCGCTGGCGACGGCCTCCGTCGGCATCGCGATGGGGGCCGCCGGAACGGACACGGCACTCGAGACGGCTGACGTCGCGCTTATGGGGGACGATCTGACCCGTCTTCCCTACCTGTACCGACTTTCGGGGACGGCAAACGGCGTCATCCGCCAGAATATCGGCTCGAGTCTCGCCGTCAAGGCACTGCTCGCAGCGGGTGCGCCCTTCGGGGTCGTCACCGTCATCCACGCGGTGGTCATCGGCGACATGGGGATGAGCCTCGCGGTCACCGGCAACGCGATGCGGTTGTCGGGTATCGAACCGGAGACGCCCGAAGACGAGGCGTGA
- a CDS encoding metal-dependent hydrolase encodes MQPIVHLSVGYLCYAAYTRWRRGERPSGVPVLVVLVGAGLPDLLDKPLAAAGIVDVGRTVGHSLFTAAIVMTIVWLIATRCDRRPLAMAFVIGYTSHIAADVPWHVLSGDIDELGFLLWPVTEMPAYTGVKPLGTVGGVEVTTLWLEAVIFVAGIGLWWRDGKPGLETLKNAVVD; translated from the coding sequence GTGCAACCGATCGTTCACCTCTCGGTTGGCTACCTCTGTTATGCGGCCTACACTCGTTGGCGTCGTGGTGAGCGGCCCAGTGGCGTTCCAGTCCTCGTCGTCCTCGTCGGTGCAGGCCTGCCGGATCTGCTGGACAAACCCCTCGCCGCAGCGGGAATCGTCGACGTCGGACGGACCGTCGGCCACTCGCTGTTCACCGCCGCTATCGTGATGACTATCGTCTGGCTGATCGCCACACGATGTGATCGCCGCCCACTGGCGATGGCGTTCGTCATCGGCTACACTTCTCACATCGCGGCCGACGTGCCGTGGCACGTCCTCTCCGGTGATATCGACGAACTGGGATTTCTCCTCTGGCCAGTCACTGAGATGCCAGCATACACTGGCGTGAAACCACTCGGAACCGTCGGCGGTGTCGAGGTCACGACGCTCTGGCTCGAGGCGGTGATTTTCGTGGCCGGCATCGGCCTGTGGTGGCGCGACGGGAAACCGGGACTCGAGACGCTGAAAAACGCGGTCGTTGACTAG
- a CDS encoding L-aspartate oxidase produces MTETSSSGDRPAGSTLGDGDPILDSLVPDFNDERPLELPYDVVSTPVLVIGAGAAGARVAIAIAEAGHTPLVIGKRGHGDAHTTWAAGGINASLGSLDSEDDWSIHAADTLNEGHFLNDPEAVELVAQEMPDRIRELERWGTPFDRTDDGKINQRYFGAQSYRRTCFVGDRTGEAMLSTLIDRAQALDIPYRENVMITRLLSDGERVYGAAGFDMETGRGLLFRSNHVVLAAGGFSALYHRHSSRDDENNGDGQALALEAGARLLDLEFVQFHPTGMVGERYGEEWDGRLVTEAVRGEGGRLYNADCSVRDTNEAGDANGGSQASQSSVCERFMERYSPDQMELDARDVVARAIAEEVRDGRGTEHGGVYLDISHRDPNYVRDRLPTMVERFATLGVDITSEPMVVGPTAHYTMGGVDIDFKTGETGVDGLYAVGETVAGVHGANRLGGNSLAETVAIAKPVGERIALHLSSADEDPVVTPGQRALAEREFLALETLAEADGEVTPRALLEDIGDLLWKHAGIIRDGEGIREGLAKLETIRAQTANLLVDGDLTSRSFEYAVDLSFSLTVAEALLRTALERTESRGAHYRRDHPETHSDWRVNLVVSADESGLSIHKRGIGEPSEPVQAAIDEEYELDYHHLE; encoded by the coding sequence ATGACAGAAACCTCCTCCAGTGGCGACCGACCGGCGGGTTCGACGCTCGGCGACGGCGATCCGATACTCGATTCGCTGGTGCCCGATTTCAACGACGAGCGACCGCTCGAGTTGCCCTACGACGTGGTTTCGACGCCCGTGTTAGTCATCGGAGCGGGGGCCGCCGGCGCTCGCGTGGCCATCGCCATCGCGGAGGCAGGACACACGCCGCTCGTGATCGGTAAGCGTGGGCACGGAGACGCACACACGACGTGGGCGGCCGGTGGCATCAACGCCTCGCTCGGCTCGCTCGACTCCGAGGACGACTGGTCGATCCACGCCGCCGACACGCTGAACGAGGGGCACTTCCTGAACGACCCGGAAGCCGTCGAACTGGTCGCCCAGGAGATGCCCGACCGGATCCGAGAACTCGAGCGGTGGGGGACACCGTTCGACCGGACGGACGACGGCAAAATCAACCAGCGGTACTTCGGTGCACAGTCGTACCGCCGAACCTGTTTCGTCGGCGACCGCACCGGCGAGGCGATGCTCTCGACGCTCATCGACAGAGCCCAGGCGCTCGATATTCCCTATCGAGAGAACGTGATGATAACGCGATTGCTCTCGGATGGCGAACGGGTGTACGGCGCGGCCGGATTCGACATGGAAACGGGCCGAGGGCTACTGTTTCGGAGTAACCACGTCGTCCTCGCCGCGGGTGGCTTCTCGGCGCTCTACCATCGCCACTCATCGCGCGACGACGAGAACAACGGTGACGGACAGGCACTCGCCCTCGAGGCGGGTGCCCGACTGTTAGATCTGGAGTTCGTGCAGTTTCATCCCACCGGAATGGTCGGCGAGCGCTACGGCGAGGAGTGGGACGGGCGACTCGTGACGGAGGCAGTTCGGGGCGAAGGGGGTCGACTCTACAACGCGGACTGCTCCGTGAGGGATACGAACGAGGCGGGCGACGCGAACGGCGGTTCCCAGGCGTCGCAGTCGTCCGTCTGCGAGCGGTTCATGGAACGGTACTCACCGGATCAGATGGAACTCGACGCTCGAGACGTCGTCGCCAGAGCGATTGCCGAGGAGGTTCGCGACGGCCGAGGGACCGAACACGGCGGCGTCTACCTCGATATCTCCCACCGGGATCCGAACTACGTTCGGGACCGACTGCCGACGATGGTCGAACGGTTCGCGACCCTCGGCGTCGACATCACGAGTGAACCGATGGTGGTCGGTCCGACGGCTCACTACACCATGGGCGGCGTCGATATCGACTTCAAGACGGGTGAAACCGGCGTCGATGGGCTGTACGCCGTCGGAGAGACTGTCGCGGGCGTCCACGGCGCAAACCGTCTCGGGGGTAACTCGCTCGCGGAGACAGTCGCCATCGCCAAACCCGTCGGCGAACGCATCGCTTTGCACCTCTCGAGCGCCGACGAGGATCCGGTGGTGACTCCCGGTCAACGGGCGCTTGCCGAACGGGAATTCCTCGCCCTCGAGACGCTCGCGGAAGCGGACGGCGAAGTCACGCCGAGAGCGCTACTCGAGGACATCGGCGACCTGCTCTGGAAACACGCCGGCATCATCCGCGATGGCGAGGGGATCCGGGAGGGGTTGGCGAAACTCGAGACGATCCGGGCACAAACGGCCAACCTCCTGGTCGATGGCGACCTGACCTCACGGTCGTTCGAGTACGCCGTCGACCTCTCGTTCAGCCTGACCGTTGCCGAAGCCCTGCTCCGGACGGCTCTCGAGCGAACCGAGTCCCGCGGCGCTCACTACCGGCGCGATCATCCCGAGACGCACTCGGACTGGCGCGTGAATCTCGTGGTGTCGGCGGACGAGTCCGGTCTTTCGATCCACAAACGAGGGATCGGAGAGCCGAGTGAACCGGTTCAGGCAGCCATCGACGAGGAGTACGAACTGGACTATCACCACCTCGAGTGA
- a CDS encoding DNA-3-methyladenine glycosylase family protein encodes MPTPEDVLRCDPVMASLLERYDLESVDTNVDEYERLAVSIINQQLSTASANAVRGRVFDVLEGEVTPGRVLEADDDRLLEAGLSGQKLTYLRNAAAAFRERDLTREGLADHSNAEVRERLTAIRGIGDWTARMYLIFVLGRPDVLPLGDLAVRRGIEDLYNGGDDLSRAKIREIAEPWRPHRSLATRYIWAHYEDEDSSPP; translated from the coding sequence ATGCCAACCCCTGAGGACGTCCTCCGTTGCGATCCCGTGATGGCTAGCCTGCTCGAGCGCTACGACCTCGAGAGCGTCGACACGAACGTCGACGAGTACGAACGGCTGGCCGTCTCGATCATCAACCAGCAGCTCTCGACGGCCTCTGCCAACGCCGTTCGCGGGCGTGTATTCGACGTGCTCGAGGGCGAGGTCACACCCGGGCGAGTGCTCGAAGCCGACGATGACCGCTTGCTCGAGGCAGGGCTGAGCGGGCAGAAACTGACGTATCTACGAAACGCCGCGGCGGCGTTTCGCGAGCGCGACCTCACACGCGAGGGGCTTGCCGACCACTCCAACGCCGAGGTTCGGGAGAGACTCACGGCGATCCGTGGCATCGGCGACTGGACCGCCCGGATGTACCTCATTTTCGTCCTCGGCCGACCCGACGTGCTCCCGCTCGGTGACCTTGCCGTCCGTCGTGGCATCGAGGACCTCTATAACGGTGGCGACGACCTCTCGAGAGCCAAAATACGCGAGATCGCCGAACCCTGGCGGCCACATCGAAGTCTGGCGACGCGGTACATCTGGGCGCATTACGAGGACGAGGATTCATCTCCGCCCTAG
- a CDS encoding RimK family alpha-L-glutamate ligase, which produces MTAADPITVGVLSLHTSKESKAILNAVEELGHDTAWLREENTTISVEDGEVVLDPEVDVIANRMLLSNTEQPCEELGLAGTLNKLVPMLNEPEATMTASHKLATAAALASEDVRVPDVYMALSTNNLNDGRDRFGEEAVYKTAIGTHGGGTWKIGPDDPINAKVGNRYAFLQELIDMDDQRHRDIRVYVVGDEVVGAMYRYAPDNDWRTNVAVGGSVEDATDSLSDEVVDMAVSASQIVGLDYAGVDLVESEDGALVLEVNPTAGFKGLYQATSVSPAPYIAKLAIERAGGEVDDGRVWELSANLDDSTPSAMPDIVRPGDGEPAIIGYTEEIVLSGTAGSKTVYAKSDTGATRTSIDTRLAADIGAGPIKSITRVKSGSRKTSKSRPVVDVVVGVGGNQHTVTASVEDRSHMDYPVILGRDILGSYQVDVSRRVDGDKPDSPEEEEELLE; this is translated from the coding sequence ATGACAGCTGCCGATCCGATTACTGTTGGGGTACTCAGTTTACACACGAGCAAGGAATCCAAAGCGATCCTCAACGCTGTCGAGGAGTTAGGTCACGATACCGCCTGGTTGCGCGAGGAGAATACGACGATCAGCGTCGAGGACGGCGAAGTCGTCCTCGACCCGGAAGTGGACGTCATCGCCAACCGGATGTTGCTCTCGAACACCGAGCAACCCTGCGAGGAACTGGGGCTGGCGGGCACGCTCAACAAACTCGTGCCGATGCTCAACGAACCGGAAGCGACGATGACCGCCTCACACAAACTCGCCACCGCGGCGGCACTCGCGTCCGAAGACGTGCGCGTTCCGGACGTGTACATGGCCTTGAGCACGAACAACCTCAACGACGGTCGAGACCGATTCGGCGAGGAAGCCGTCTACAAGACGGCCATCGGCACCCACGGCGGCGGAACCTGGAAGATCGGTCCGGACGACCCGATCAACGCGAAAGTCGGGAACCGATACGCCTTCCTCCAAGAACTCATCGACATGGACGACCAGCGCCACCGCGATATCCGCGTCTACGTCGTGGGCGACGAGGTCGTCGGCGCGATGTACCGCTATGCACCCGACAACGACTGGCGAACCAACGTCGCCGTCGGCGGCAGCGTCGAGGACGCGACGGACTCCCTGTCCGACGAAGTCGTCGACATGGCCGTCAGCGCGTCCCAGATCGTCGGCCTCGATTACGCCGGCGTCGACCTCGTCGAAAGCGAAGACGGGGCGCTCGTCCTCGAGGTCAACCCCACCGCTGGCTTCAAAGGACTGTATCAGGCCACCAGCGTCAGTCCGGCCCCCTACATCGCGAAACTCGCTATCGAACGCGCGGGCGGCGAAGTCGACGACGGCCGGGTCTGGGAGCTCTCGGCGAACCTGGACGATTCGACGCCTTCGGCAATGCCCGACATCGTCCGGCCCGGCGACGGCGAACCCGCGATTATCGGCTACACCGAAGAGATCGTCCTCTCCGGAACCGCGGGCTCGAAAACCGTCTACGCGAAATCCGACACCGGCGCAACGCGAACGAGTATCGACACCCGACTGGCCGCAGACATCGGTGCTGGCCCGATCAAGTCGATCACCCGCGTGAAATCCGGCAGCCGGAAAACCTCGAAAAGCCGACCCGTCGTCGACGTCGTCGTCGGCGTCGGCGGCAACCAGCACACCGTGACCGCGAGCGTCGAAGACCGCAGCCACATGGACTACCCCGTCATCCTCGGTCGCGACATCCTCGGCAGTTACCAGGTCGACGTCAGCCGCCGCGTCGACGGCGACAAACCCGACAGCCCCGAAGAGGAAGAAGAGCTCCTCGAGTAA
- a CDS encoding flippase — MGDRHQELSALLSSAVLVMVGGMIGSAAKLGERVVIGRLLSPDAYGEVSIGLALLMFLTTFAMAGCSQGVSRFIPRYDDIEDRRGVWVSGVAVTMTLAIGFAALLIVGANWIASLLFESDVAVTFIRVLAVAIPFIVGFRVAISGIRGYENTVFRTVAQDFIDPFLRIALIVLFILAGMGIVAAGVGYLLAAIATFVVATLFLNRLMPLRGAYRTHTRELVRFSAPLVVSTVVGVLLTQTDTLMLGYFRSSAEVGLYSAAYPLASGLLVVLGAFGFLYLPIASRLDSDGDRAAVDDIYATTTKWVYVVTFPAFLLLFAFPADVLRIVFGVDYTPAASVLPILAVGFFLSAAAGRDRETLSALGSTSWIAIGNVFGLTLNVVVNILLIPRYGFVGAGIASVTSLVAVHTVICGVLAVQYDITPLSRESTRTYVGLPLVCLPWAFLLTPWVSISAVTIFPALVFLGVSSLLIVGLVGGLEPSDIVVVDLLEDTLGVSIPLIRRWIPNDDDSTVTSVIAD, encoded by the coding sequence ATGGGTGACCGTCACCAGGAACTGTCTGCACTCCTCTCGAGTGCCGTCCTCGTCATGGTCGGCGGGATGATCGGGTCGGCGGCAAAACTGGGCGAACGCGTCGTCATCGGTAGACTGCTCTCCCCCGATGCCTACGGCGAGGTGAGTATCGGGCTGGCGTTGCTCATGTTCCTGACGACCTTCGCCATGGCGGGATGCAGCCAGGGCGTCTCACGGTTTATTCCGCGATACGACGATATCGAAGATCGACGGGGTGTCTGGGTCAGTGGCGTCGCGGTCACGATGACCCTCGCGATCGGATTTGCCGCACTCTTGATCGTGGGGGCCAACTGGATCGCATCCCTCCTCTTCGAGAGCGACGTCGCCGTGACGTTCATTCGCGTGCTAGCGGTCGCGATTCCGTTCATCGTCGGGTTCCGAGTAGCCATTTCGGGAATTCGGGGCTACGAGAACACCGTGTTTCGAACCGTCGCACAGGATTTCATCGATCCCTTCCTCAGGATCGCCCTCATCGTTCTCTTTATTCTCGCGGGGATGGGCATCGTTGCGGCCGGTGTCGGCTACCTTCTCGCCGCGATCGCCACGTTCGTGGTCGCGACGCTCTTTCTCAATCGACTCATGCCGCTTCGAGGTGCCTACCGTACCCACACTCGAGAGCTTGTCCGGTTTTCGGCCCCGCTGGTCGTTTCGACCGTCGTCGGCGTCCTCCTCACGCAGACCGACACCCTGATGCTCGGCTACTTCAGAAGTTCCGCCGAGGTCGGCCTCTACAGTGCCGCCTATCCTCTCGCGAGCGGACTGCTCGTCGTCCTCGGTGCCTTCGGTTTCCTCTATCTGCCGATCGCCTCGCGACTGGACTCCGATGGCGACCGAGCTGCCGTCGACGATATCTACGCCACCACGACGAAGTGGGTCTACGTGGTCACGTTCCCGGCTTTTTTACTGTTGTTCGCGTTTCCTGCCGACGTACTCAGGATAGTCTTCGGCGTCGACTACACCCCTGCCGCAAGTGTCCTCCCGATACTGGCTGTCGGGTTTTTCCTCAGCGCGGCGGCGGGTCGCGACCGAGAGACGCTGTCCGCGCTTGGCTCGACCTCGTGGATCGCGATCGGCAACGTGTTCGGACTGACGCTCAACGTCGTGGTCAACATTCTACTCATACCGCGGTACGGTTTCGTGGGTGCCGGAATCGCCTCCGTTACTTCCCTGGTGGCCGTACACACCGTCATCTGTGGCGTTCTCGCCGTCCAGTACGATATTACGCCGCTCTCGAGAGAATCGACCCGAACGTACGTCGGACTTCCACTGGTGTGTCTGCCATGGGCATTTTTGCTCACGCCCTGGGTCTCGATCTCAGCTGTGACCATCTTTCCCGCCCTGGTCTTCCTCGGCGTGAGTTCCCTACTGATTGTCGGTCTCGTCGGCGGCCTCGAACCCAGTGACATCGTCGTCGTCGACCTTCTCGAGGACACGCTTGGCGTGAGTATCCCGCTGATTCGCCGCTGGATTCCCAACGACGATGACTCGACGGTCACGTCAGTAATAGCCGACTGA
- a CDS encoding alkaline phosphatase family protein: MVTTENTTTKTVVIGLDALDSRYLERFEASMPNISSLRDRGIEAALESTHPPWTGSAWPSMYTGCDPSHHGVYGFFRYDTYPDEGELVSRGDVDRPAIWDYLSDEGTPSVVLNVPVTHPADRIAGVLIPGYLAGEDADGHPKGVREALDDELGEPYRIYSSHEVSDDSEKKLAGYLELIDQRRRAACSLVEREDWEFAFVQVQKTDAVFHNFDDDEAFRSIYEAADRLVGDILEAVDETVNVIVCSDHGIGPVTGYSIYVNEILRQHDYVVAADGEGGRTNLSSVKTSLTDPDTNQPAGSGTANSIGEQPSISSRAAKWLVDRLGIRPGSVYGAAERIGLESTLLRLTPDSLVASVSETVDWRESKAYCTEGTRLGIRINLEGREPNGIVSPEEYETVRDDLISILSSFETPDGKPAFDMVCRREALYDGPHADRAPDILFRPTDMNNNIKVELYGRTTVPIDVYDHKLDGVFLAAGPGIDGTWSGDRLSLTDVAPITMSLLGYPVPDSMTGTAPSSLLTVPVRSERYDPIDYGTTAVPNVDTEGVTNRLEDLGYL, encoded by the coding sequence ATGGTAACGACCGAGAACACCACGACGAAGACGGTCGTCATCGGACTGGACGCGCTCGACAGTCGATACCTCGAGCGCTTCGAAGCGTCGATGCCAAACATCTCCTCGCTTCGAGATCGCGGCATCGAAGCGGCACTCGAGTCGACGCACCCACCGTGGACGGGAAGTGCCTGGCCGTCGATGTACACTGGCTGCGATCCGAGCCACCACGGTGTCTACGGCTTTTTTCGATACGACACGTATCCGGACGAGGGCGAACTGGTGTCTCGAGGCGACGTCGACCGACCGGCGATCTGGGATTATCTGTCCGACGAGGGAACGCCCTCGGTCGTCCTGAACGTGCCGGTTACCCATCCGGCTGATCGGATAGCTGGCGTGCTGATACCCGGCTATCTGGCGGGCGAAGATGCCGACGGCCACCCCAAAGGCGTTCGCGAGGCGCTCGACGACGAACTGGGCGAGCCCTACCGGATTTATTCGAGCCACGAAGTGAGCGACGATTCCGAAAAGAAACTGGCAGGCTACCTCGAGTTGATCGATCAGCGGCGGCGAGCGGCCTGTTCCCTGGTGGAACGTGAGGACTGGGAGTTTGCGTTCGTCCAGGTACAAAAGACCGACGCCGTTTTCCACAACTTCGACGACGACGAGGCCTTCCGATCGATATACGAAGCCGCCGATCGGCTGGTCGGCGACATCCTCGAGGCGGTCGACGAGACGGTCAACGTAATCGTTTGCTCGGACCACGGTATCGGCCCGGTCACCGGCTACTCGATCTACGTCAACGAGATCCTCCGCCAGCACGATTACGTCGTCGCCGCCGACGGTGAGGGGGGACGAACGAATCTGTCCTCGGTCAAGACCTCACTGACCGACCCCGACACGAATCAGCCCGCGGGATCCGGTACTGCAAATTCCATCGGCGAGCAACCGAGCATCTCGTCGCGGGCCGCCAAATGGCTCGTCGACCGCCTCGGCATCCGTCCCGGAAGTGTGTACGGTGCTGCCGAGCGAATCGGACTCGAGTCAACCCTGCTCCGACTGACGCCCGACTCGTTGGTAGCTTCCGTTAGCGAGACCGTCGACTGGCGAGAATCCAAAGCGTACTGCACGGAGGGCACTCGCCTGGGCATTAGAATCAATCTCGAGGGGCGAGAGCCAAACGGCATCGTTTCGCCGGAGGAGTACGAGACGGTCCGCGATGACCTCATCTCGATTCTCTCCTCGTTCGAGACGCCGGACGGAAAACCCGCGTTCGACATGGTCTGTCGTCGTGAAGCGCTATACGACGGGCCACACGCCGACCGTGCCCCCGATATTCTCTTTCGGCCGACCGACATGAACAACAACATCAAGGTGGAACTGTACGGGCGAACGACCGTCCCCATCGACGTGTACGACCACAAACTCGACGGCGTGTTCCTCGCCGCGGGTCCAGGTATCGACGGAACCTGGAGCGGTGACCGACTGTCACTCACCGACGTTGCACCGATTACGATGTCCCTACTGGGCTACCCGGTCCCGGACTCGATGACCGGAACTGCCCCATCGTCGTTGCTCACCGTACCAGTCCGCAGCGAGCGGTACGACCCGATCGACTACGGAACGACGGCCGTGCCGAACGTCGATACCGAGGGCGTAACTAATCGGCTCGAGGATCTCGGCTATCTCTGA